A genome region from Oenanthe melanoleuca isolate GR-GAL-2019-014 chromosome 2, OMel1.0, whole genome shotgun sequence includes the following:
- the TSPAN13 gene encoding tetraspanin-13, translating into MACGGFACSKNCLCALNLLYTLVSLLLIGIAAWGIGFGLISSFKVVGVVIAVGVFLFFIALVGLIGAVKHHQVLLFFYMIILLLVFIVQFSVSCACLALNEEQQSELLEVGWTNTNSARSDIERNLNCCGFRVFYSNATCAADCLRTLHCRPCAPIMEEYAGMVLRFVGGIGLFFSFTEILGVWLTYRYRNQKDPRANPSAFI; encoded by the exons aTGGCGTGCGGGGGCTTCGCCTGCTCCAAGAACTGCCTGTGCGCCCTCAACCTGCTCTACACG cTGGTGAGCCTGCTGCTGATTGGAATTGCAGCATGGGGAATTGGCTTCGGCCTCATCTCTAGTTTCAAAGTTGTTGGAGTGGTAATTGCAGTAGGAGTCTTCCTCTTCTTTATTGCCTTAGTTGGATTGATTGGTGCAGTGAAACATCATCAAGTGTTGCTATTCTTT TACATGATTATTCTTCTGCTAGTCTTTATTGTTCAGTTTTCTGTCTCCTGTGCCTGTTTGGCATTAAATGAGGAACAGCAG AGTGAACTTCTAGAGGTGGGATGGACTAACACCAACAGTGCAAGATCAGATATTGAGAGAAATCTGAATTGTTGTGGATTCCGAGTTTTCTATTCGAATGCAACCTGCGCTGCT GATTGTCTTAGAACTCTCCACTGTAGACCGTGTGCACCGATAATGGAGGAATATGCTGGAATGGTGCTGAGATTTGTCGGAGGGATAGGACTCTTCTTCAGTTTCACAGAG attctgGGAGTCTGGCTGACCTACAGATACAGGAACCAAAAGGATCCCCGTGCAAACCCTAGTGCATTTATTTGA